A genomic window from Triticum urartu cultivar G1812 chromosome 7, Tu2.1, whole genome shotgun sequence includes:
- the LOC125520214 gene encoding zinc finger MYM-type protein 1-like, whose protein sequence is MSWYREKDSNAKTLLDSAGRNHLMTSHGIQLQLCQACAEETTKVIIDDIGDRNFSLLVDESRDASIKEQMAMVLRYVDKHGYAIERFIGIKHVGDTRAASLKASLDGVFLKHGLSMSKLRGQGYDGASNMRGQFLGLQRLILDENPYAFYIHCFAHQLQLVVVAIAKCCSSVLDFFNHITLIVNTVNASCKGHDELAQEQHDNIVSQLESGEIFSGRGKNQATNLVRPGDTRWGTHHKTLCRFIEMWTSVLHVLENSHDDAENLTQRTTAGGLISQMESFEFVFILHVIITLLGKTNELSQCLQRKDQNIVLAVSLIGITLRQLQNIRDNGWDQLLKDTTDFCVKHNIILPNMDDTIPARGRSRGRGGQMLTFYQRFRYEIFNVLLDQIIIELNNRFAERSTQLLRCIACLDPRSSFANFDEDKLIQLAQMYVDDFSIYEISFVLRNQLENFIADVRAYPSFVSCNDLGSLAVKMVQTDRHIVLPLVYRLIELALILPVATASVERAFSAISIIKTELRNKMGDDWLNYSMVCNIEREIFAKVDDDAIIYRFQDYRFRKGTLPRRSSVGSSSTVDQVMEDTDEANN, encoded by the exons ATGAGTTGGTACAGGGAAAAGGATTCAAATGCTAAGACTTTGCTTGATAGTGCGGGCAGGAACCATTTGATGACTTCACATGGGATACAATTGCAACTGTGTCAAGCTTGTGCAGAAGAGACCACCAAAGTAATTATTGATGATATTGGAGATAGAAATTTTTCTTTACTTGTTGATGAGTCCAGAGATGCATCAATAAAGGAGCAAATGGCTATGGTTTTAAG GTATGTCGATAAACATGGGTATGCGATTGAGAGGTTCATTGGGATTAAGCATGTTGGTGACACAAGGGCGGCTTCTCTAAAAGCATCTTTGGATGGTGTGTTTCTTAAACATGGCTTGTCTATGTCTAAATTGAGAGGGCAAGGGTACGATGGAGCTTCTAACATGAGAGGACAATTTCTTGGGTTGCAAAGGTTGATACTAGATGAAAATCCTTATGCATTTTATATTCATTGCTTTGCCCATCAGTTGCAGTTAGTGGTTGTTGCTATTGCCAAGTGTTGTTCCTCTGTATTGGATTTCTTTAACCACATAACTTTGATTGTCAACACCGTCAATGCTTCTTGTAAGGGACATGATGAACTAGCCCAAGAACAACATGATAATATTGTGAGTCAATTGGAGTCTGGGGAAATTTTTTCAGGAAGAGGGAAAAACCAAGCAACCAACCTTGTAAGACCTGGGGATACACGGTGGGGCACACATCATAAAACTTTGTGTCGGTTTATTGAGATGTGGACATCTGTTTTGCATGTATTAGAGAACAGTCATGATGATGCAGAAAATTTAACACAAAGAACCACAGCAGGTGGCTTGATATCTCAGATGGAAAGTTTTGAATTTGTTTTCATATTGCATGTTATAATCACACTATTGGGCAAGACTAATGAGTTGTCACAATGTTTGCAAAGGAAAGATCAAAACATAGTTCTAGCAGTGAGTTTGATTGGGATCACATTGCGGCAACTTCAAAATATAAGAGATAATGGTTGGGATCAGCTCTTGAAGGACACAACTGACTTTTGTGTCAAACATAACATTATATTGCctaacatggatgatacaataCCCGCTCGGGGTCGTTCAAGGGGGCGTGGTGGTCAAATGTTAACTTTCTATCAACGCTTCAGATATGAAATATTCAATGTTTTGCTTGACCAAATAATTATTGAGTTAAATAACCGCTTTGCTGAAAGATCTACTCAATTGTTGAGATGCATTGCTTGTCTTGATCCAAGGAGCTCATTTGCTAATTTTGATGAAGACAAACTTATTCAACTTGCTCAGATGTATGTCGATGACTTCTCCATATATGAGATTTCTTTTGTCCTTAGAAACCAACTTGAAAACTTCATTGCTGATGTGAGAGCTTATCCAAGTTTTGTTAGTTGTAATGACCTTGGTAGTCTTGCTGTGAAGATGGTTCAAACTGATAGACACATAGTCCTTCCTTTGGTATATCGTCTTATTGAGTTGGCATTGATTTTGCCTGTTGCAACCGCATCAGTGGAAAGAGCTTTCTCAGCTATAAGTATTATCAAGACTGAGTTGAGGAATAAGATGGGTGATGATTGGTTGAATTATTCCATGGTGTGCAATATTGAGCGAGAAATATTTGCAAAGGTTGATGATGATGCTATTATATATCGCTTTCAAGACTATAGATTTCGCAAAGGAACTTTACCTCGTCGTAGTA